The Pelagovum sp. HNIBRBA483 sequence TTGTCCGGTTCGCGCAGTCGTTGGGTTATAGCGGCTTCAAGGATTTGCAATCACTGTTTCAGCGGCGACTTTCTACCGCGGCGCCCGGTTTTGAAGCGCGAAAGAAAGCTTTGGAGGGCGAACTCTCGAGGCGGGAGGACCGCTCGGAATACGGTTTTTTGCGCGATCTGGTGGTGAGGGATATCGCTTCATTGCAAGACCTGCTGGAAAAAATGGATGCTGGTGACATTGCCCGTGCCGCGGAAATGATCGAAAGAGCCGGTACGGTTTATCTGGTTGGTCAATTGCGATCCGAGCCGGTGGTGAGCCTGTTGCGCTATATTCTTGCGATGCTTGGGCGGCCATGTGTGCTTCTTGATGCGAGCGGTGGGCTGGCGACCCATATGGCGCGTAACATGAAGCCTGACGATGTCTTGATTGCGGTATCCTTCAGGTTCTACGCCACAGAGGTGGTGAATATCGTCGAGGAATGCGCAAAACTAAATGTGCCAATCATCGCAATCTCTGACAGCACTTTATCACCACTGAAGAAGCCATCTGCGGTGCTCTTTGCGGTGCCAGAGCATGACTATACGTTTTCACGCTCGCTTGCTGCACCGATGTGTTTGGCGCAGGCTTTAATGGTCGCTGTCGCGGCGCGGGTTCAGCAGAATTCAAACGATCCGCGGATACCGACAGTCACCGCGCAATAGGCGCGCCATTTCTATCAAAACTCGGCATTTTCGCGAACAGGTTGACAGTGTATGAGCTGATCAAGGTGGGCAGTTCTTTGCTCCAAATGTCGTGTGGCTCTCGTTTGAGTGCATCTGTCGCGATTACCCGCGGCGTTTTTCAATCGCTTCAGACAAAACTCCCATCAGTTCAAACAGGAGGGAAGCCCCGAGCCAAGCCGTGCCGCCTGTTGGGTCGAACGGCGGCGACACTTCCACGAGATCAGCGCCTACCAAATTCACGCCGCGCAGTTGGCGAATAACCTGCTGCGCTTGATAGCTGTTCGGGCCACCAATTTCTGGTGTGCCGGTCCCCGGTGCGTAGGTTGGGTCGATAAAATCAATATCAAAAGTGCAGTAGCTTGGCCTTTTGCCCAAAATTTCCCTCACCTCCGCCATGACGTGACTGGTGCCCCGCTCGTAGAGTTCTTCGATCCTGATGATGCGGATGCCCTGTTCCAGTCCCCACTCAACATCGGTCGTGTCATAAGCGGTTCCTCTGATGCCAACCTGAACGAAGCGCTTCGGGTCAACGAGTCCTTCTTCGACAGCGCGGCGGAAGGGCGTGCCGTGGGTATATTTGCTTCCGCCAAAATAGGAGTCGAACAGGTCGGTATGGCTGTCGAATTGCACCAATCCAAGCGGCTCCTCCTTACCCAGTGCGCGGAGAACAGGTAGAGAAACCAAGTGATCTCCTCCGACCGTCAATGGACAAATACTTTGGGCCTTCATCGCTGCAAGGAATGTTTCGACGCGAGTGAGCGTGTCCATGATGTCTACGGGGTTCGGCGCGACATCGCCAAGGTCCGCACAGTTTACCTTCGCGAAGGGGGCAATTCCCGTGACTGGGTTCATCGCGCGGATCATCGTTGACGCATCCCGCAATTGCCGAGGGCCGTGGCGGGCGCCCGCGCGGTTTGTTGTGCCGCCGTCCCAAGGGACGCCGATGAGCCCTAACTCAACATCATTGTAACGTTCATTACCGGGCGTGAGATGCGGCAGTCGCATGAAGGTGGGGACGCCAGCAAAGCGGGCCAATTCCATCGCGGAAACGGGTTGAAAGAACGGGTCAATTTCGCGGGTCAATTCGTTACTCCGATGCGACGTTCTCGGCTATCATTGCAACCATCTCGAACATGATGGCCGCGGCGGTCAAGGCCGTGATGTTATTGGGGCTGTCCTTGGTCGGCATCATGCACACCACATCGCCGCCCACGATGTTCATACCACGCGCGGCTCTAAGCAGGCTGATCGCCTCATCTATGTCAAACCCCTTCTCACCAGGTTCAATATTCGAGACGCCGGGCGCAATGGTTGGGTCGAGGCAATCGAGATCGAATGTGATGTAGACGGGGCGCCCCGCGAGCACTTCCTTGCTTTGGGCGACCACGTCTTCGAGTCCGCGATGCCGGAACTCCTGCATGGTGACGACGTTGTAGCCATAGTCATAGGATGGCTGGAGCCAGTCCAAGGTCCGCGGGTGCCCTCGCAGGCCGATCTGCATCGAGCGGGTCGGATCAACCTTCCCCTGATCGGCGAGATATGCGCCCCAATGGGCTGCGGATTTGTGGGCGCCGAGGAAATGATCCACCTTGGTGAAAACGTCTGTATGGGCATCAAGATGCAGAAAGCTGATAGGTTCCCCACCGGCGATCTTGCCGCAGCCTAGGGCCTGAACGATGCCGCCAGTTATGGAATGATCGCCGCCGACGGATACAGGCCGCGCGCCGGCATCGTCTATCGTTTGGTAGAATTTGGTAATCTGCTCAATGCAATGCTCGTTGTCATTTGCCCGCGGGAAGGGGACGTCACCGACATCAGCGATCCGCGCGGCGTTCCATGGATCGATGCCGAATTGGGCATGAACCCGCCGTTGTACTGCGGATACGTTTCTGAGGGCGCGCGGCCCAAGGTGCTGATCGCGCTCGGTTGTTCCATTGCCTGCCGAATGCGGCACACCCACGAGCGCGATGTCTTGATCTTCCGGTCCGGAATTCGGGCAACGAAACATGGTGGGAATGCCCCACCAATAGAGGTTTTCCATCATCGAGCGGTCGTGTTCGTCAGCCATGTCTAATCCGCGCTCTTTGCCTTTTCGACTTCTTCCATGAGTATCGGAACCCCCATTGTCATCGAGTGTATGCCCATGATCGAGGTCAGTTGGATCACCTCAAGGATTTCTTCTTTGGTTGCACCCGCGGCGAGGGCATTCGCCATATGGCGCCGCGCACCCGACGGCCAGAGATGCGTTGTCGCGACGTTGATGGCGATAAAGATCAGTTCTTTGGTTTTCTGATCCAGCGGTCCGTTCTGGGGGACTGACCGGAATTGCAGGAAGGCCTCTAGATAGTCACGATCCAGTTCCTCCAGTGTTGACCAGAACGGATTCCAGTCGCCGGTAGCGCGCTGTGCGTCGGTCGCGGGGTAGGTTTTC is a genomic window containing:
- the speB gene encoding agmatinase, with the protein product MELARFAGVPTFMRLPHLTPGNERYNDVELGLIGVPWDGGTTNRAGARHGPRQLRDASTMIRAMNPVTGIAPFAKVNCADLGDVAPNPVDIMDTLTRVETFLAAMKAQSICPLTVGGDHLVSLPVLRALGKEEPLGLVQFDSHTDLFDSYFGGSKYTHGTPFRRAVEEGLVDPKRFVQVGIRGTAYDTTDVEWGLEQGIRIIRIEELYERGTSHVMAEVREILGKRPSYCTFDIDFIDPTYAPGTGTPEIGGPNSYQAQQVIRQLRGVNLVGADLVEVSPPFDPTGGTAWLGASLLFELMGVLSEAIEKRRG
- a CDS encoding carboxymuconolactone decarboxylase family protein gives rise to the protein MTDKKTYPATDAQRATGDWNPFWSTLEELDRDYLEAFLQFRSVPQNGPLDQKTKELIFIAINVATTHLWPSGARRHMANALAAGATKEEILEVIQLTSIMGIHSMTMGVPILMEEVEKAKSAD
- a CDS encoding MurR/RpiR family transcriptional regulator yields the protein MVTQDGSPPADYEELIRLIHDRFEQMSKTYQKIAEYLTQNPNEVAVQSVNAIAAHCDIHASSFVRFAQSLGYSGFKDLQSLFQRRLSTAAPGFEARKKALEGELSRREDRSEYGFLRDLVVRDIASLQDLLEKMDAGDIARAAEMIERAGTVYLVGQLRSEPVVSLLRYILAMLGRPCVLLDASGGLATHMARNMKPDDVLIAVSFRFYATEVVNIVEECAKLNVPIIAISDSTLSPLKKPSAVLFAVPEHDYTFSRSLAAPMCLAQALMVAVAARVQQNSNDPRIPTVTAQ
- a CDS encoding arginase family protein → MADEHDRSMMENLYWWGIPTMFRCPNSGPEDQDIALVGVPHSAGNGTTERDQHLGPRALRNVSAVQRRVHAQFGIDPWNAARIADVGDVPFPRANDNEHCIEQITKFYQTIDDAGARPVSVGGDHSITGGIVQALGCGKIAGGEPISFLHLDAHTDVFTKVDHFLGAHKSAAHWGAYLADQGKVDPTRSMQIGLRGHPRTLDWLQPSYDYGYNVVTMQEFRHRGLEDVVAQSKEVLAGRPVYITFDLDCLDPTIAPGVSNIEPGEKGFDIDEAISLLRAARGMNIVGGDVVCMMPTKDSPNNITALTAAAIMFEMVAMIAENVASE